A genomic stretch from Desulfolutivibrio sulfodismutans DSM 3696 includes:
- a CDS encoding ATP-binding cassette domain-containing protein → MLTPKKSFPDLSPDLAAAPLATLDRASVSLGGRRILDAVSFRLFPGQAWAVLGRNGAGKTTFLRLVRGDIPPDQDGAGRRRYVADGRDQSTALGLRQRFGSVSRPDWDFWRGHEGTVTVFDAVCAGFFDSRLLHQPPTPHERLRAREVIGQVGLAGLEEAPMAALSEGRLRAALVARALAPWPLLLILDEVLDGLDADNRARVLGAMAVAAASGTALLATAHRPEDVPPGVTRAVVLEQGRIVACGLLSDMPFSGTADDGSQAEAASAASAASAGPAGPARADAAPPLFEIENADVFLAGRRVLTGLTWRVMPGEGWAVLGPNGAGKTTLLRLILGEIHPAEGGAIRRPGLVELAGTDLRDIKARVGFVSADLESAYPPHTTVCDVAASGFFAGVGLFFTPSQAQAQAVRTTLAGFGLADLAARPLASLSTGQRRLAFLARAVVHSPQLLILDEPFSSLDAAARDTAACAVQGIMARGAAVILVTHRARDILPGIGRVLRLERGRASIAAAPRVEAQGSNRL, encoded by the coding sequence ATGCTCACACCAAAAAAATCATTTCCGGATTTATCCCCCGACCTAGCCGCCGCGCCTCTGGCGACCCTCGACCGGGCCAGCGTCAGCCTCGGCGGCCGCCGCATCCTCGACGCCGTGTCCTTTCGCCTGTTTCCCGGGCAGGCCTGGGCCGTTCTCGGCCGAAACGGCGCGGGCAAGACCACCTTTTTGCGGCTGGTGCGCGGCGACATCCCCCCGGACCAGGACGGCGCGGGCCGCCGCCGCTATGTGGCCGACGGCCGCGATCAATCCACCGCGCTTGGCCTGCGCCAACGCTTCGGATCGGTCAGCCGCCCGGACTGGGACTTCTGGCGCGGGCACGAGGGGACGGTCACGGTTTTCGACGCCGTGTGCGCCGGATTTTTCGACTCCCGCCTGCTGCACCAGCCGCCGACGCCGCACGAACGCCTCCGGGCCAGGGAGGTGATCGGACAGGTGGGGCTGGCGGGACTGGAAGAGGCCCCCATGGCCGCCCTGTCCGAGGGGCGGCTTCGGGCGGCGCTGGTGGCCCGGGCCCTGGCCCCGTGGCCCCTGCTGCTGATCCTGGACGAGGTTTTGGACGGCCTGGACGCGGACAACCGGGCCCGGGTGCTGGGTGCCATGGCCGTGGCCGCCGCCTCGGGGACGGCCCTTTTGGCCACGGCCCACCGGCCCGAGGATGTTCCGCCCGGCGTGACCAGGGCCGTGGTTCTTGAGCAGGGGCGCATTGTGGCCTGCGGCCTGCTGTCGGACATGCCCTTTTCCGGGACGGCGGATGACGGGTCGCAGGCCGAGGCCGCGTCCGCCGCGTCCGCCGCGTCTGCCGGGCCAGCTGGGCCAGCCCGGGCCGATGCGGCACCGCCGCTTTTCGAGATCGAAAACGCCGACGTTTTTCTGGCCGGGAGGCGGGTGCTCACGGGACTGACCTGGCGGGTCATGCCCGGGGAGGGCTGGGCCGTACTCGGCCCAAACGGCGCGGGAAAGACCACGCTTTTGCGCCTGATCCTGGGCGAGATCCATCCGGCCGAAGGGGGCGCCATCCGCCGTCCGGGACTGGTGGAGCTGGCGGGGACCGACCTGCGCGACATCAAGGCCCGGGTGGGGTTCGTGTCCGCCGACCTGGAATCGGCCTATCCGCCGCACACGACGGTCTGTGACGTGGCGGCCAGCGGCTTTTTCGCCGGGGTGGGGCTTTTTTTCACGCCGTCCCAGGCCCAGGCGCAGGCCGTCCGGACCACCCTGGCCGGGTTCGGCCTGGCCGATCTGGCCGCGCGCCCCCTGGCCAGCCTGTCCACGGGGCAGCGGCGGCTGGCGTTTCTGGCCCGGGCCGTGGTCCACTCCCCGCAGCTTTTAATCCTGGACGAGCCGTTTTCCAGCCTGGACGCCGCCGCCCGGGACACGGCCGCCTGCGCCGTGCAGGGGATCATGGCCCGGGGCGCGGCCGTGATCCTGGTCACCCACCGGGCGCGGGACATCCTGCCCGGCATCGGCCGGGTGCTGCGCCTGGAGCGGGGACGGGCCAGCATCGCGGCCGCGCCGAGGGTCGAAGCACAGGGATCGAACAGGCTATAG
- the ruvX gene encoding Holliday junction resolvase RuvX, producing the protein MKILGIDFGLARVGLAVTDPDGRLAFPRGVVVRTTRAALFEALSAVMAAEGVEQIVIGRPEPMDGVPGREAETVRQIENFAKSLARRTPLPIAFVDETLSSAQAQEDLRAAGLSGRRLREALDAQAAVRIVNTYLAAHRP; encoded by the coding sequence ATGAAGATCCTGGGCATCGATTTCGGGCTGGCCCGCGTGGGACTGGCCGTCACCGACCCGGACGGGCGTCTGGCCTTTCCGCGCGGGGTCGTCGTGCGCACCACCCGTGCGGCTTTGTTTGAGGCGCTTTCGGCCGTCATGGCGGCCGAGGGCGTGGAGCAGATCGTCATCGGCAGGCCCGAGCCCATGGATGGCGTGCCCGGCCGGGAGGCCGAGACCGTGCGCCAGATCGAAAACTTCGCCAAAAGTCTGGCCCGGCGCACCCCCCTGCCCATCGCCTTTGTGGACGAGACCCTGTCCTCGGCTCAGGCCCAAGAGGACTTGCGCGCCGCCGGACTTTCGGGCAGGCGCCTGCGGGAGGCCCTGGACGCCCAGGCGGCGGTTCGCATCGTCAACACGTATCTGGCGGCCCATCGGCCGTGA
- the mltG gene encoding endolytic transglycosylase MltG, whose translation MRYVILTVLLAVLAAAGAAGYHAWTFLTVPPEDPGREVVFAIEPGQRFGDVADRLAEQGVISDALFFRLYAKYTDLGGKVKAGEFALSTGWTPGRVLEELTTSAGIQRKLAVAEGLTMRQIARVVEDAGFGTAESFLRAAKDKELLKKYDIPADTAEGFLFPETYLFTRRPDTDAAYVVEAMLKEFRRQMYVVWPGKPLEGEDLYRVVTLASIVEEETGAPAERARVAGVFLNRLAKNMLLQTDPTVIYGLGEAFDGNLRRAHLDDPKNPYNTYQRPGLPPGPICSPGLASLLAVTAPEIHDFYYFVATGDGVHQFSKNLNDHINAVNRYQKTRKANP comes from the coding sequence ATGCGCTACGTGATCCTGACCGTGTTGTTGGCCGTCCTGGCGGCGGCCGGAGCGGCCGGCTACCATGCCTGGACCTTTCTGACCGTGCCGCCCGAGGATCCGGGACGCGAGGTGGTGTTCGCCATCGAGCCGGGGCAGCGTTTCGGCGATGTGGCGGACAGGCTGGCGGAGCAGGGGGTCATTTCCGACGCCCTGTTTTTTCGGCTCTATGCCAAATACACGGACCTGGGCGGCAAGGTGAAGGCCGGAGAGTTCGCCCTGTCCACGGGCTGGACCCCGGGCCGCGTCCTGGAGGAACTGACCACCTCGGCGGGCATCCAGCGCAAGCTGGCCGTGGCCGAGGGCCTGACCATGCGCCAGATCGCCAGGGTGGTGGAGGACGCGGGCTTCGGCACGGCCGAGAGTTTCCTGCGGGCCGCCAAGGACAAGGAGCTTCTCAAAAAATACGACATCCCGGCGGACACGGCCGAGGGGTTTTTATTCCCCGAGACGTACCTGTTCACCCGCCGCCCGGACACGGATGCGGCCTATGTGGTGGAGGCCATGCTCAAGGAATTCCGGCGGCAGATGTATGTTGTCTGGCCGGGCAAGCCCCTGGAAGGCGAGGATCTGTACCGGGTTGTGACCCTGGCCTCCATCGTGGAGGAGGAGACGGGCGCACCCGCCGAGCGGGCCCGGGTGGCCGGGGTGTTTCTTAACCGGCTGGCCAAGAACATGCTGCTCCAGACCGATCCCACGGTGATCTACGGCCTGGGCGAGGCCTTCGACGGCAACCTGCGCCGGGCCCACCTGGACGATCCCAAAAATCCCTACAACACCTACCAGCGTCCCGGCCTGCCCCCGGGCCCCATCTGTTCCCCGGGGCTGGCCTCGCTTTTGGCCGTGACCGCGCCGGAGATCCACGACTTTTATTATTTCGTGGCCACGGGCGACGGCGTTCATCAGTTCAGCAAAAACCTCAACGACCACATCAACGCCGTCAACCGCTACCAGAAAACCCGTAAGGCCAATCCATAA
- a CDS encoding DUF3861 family protein, whose product MTKHSYTVTVDEAGEAGRRLVFPMHSHDDIMLLAEKAGADDPNNLRLLLGVKLLGGILLEDRDDPLYTNFRHHFAAFMQAIKARRKQDQPQTAP is encoded by the coding sequence ATGACCAAACACAGCTACACCGTCACCGTGGACGAGGCAGGCGAGGCCGGACGGCGGCTTGTATTTCCCATGCACAGCCACGACGACATCATGCTTCTGGCCGAAAAGGCGGGCGCGGACGATCCAAACAACCTTCGCCTGCTCCTTGGGGTGAAACTCCTGGGCGGGATACTGCTGGAGGACCGCGACGACCCCCTCTACACGAACTTTCGCCATCATTTCGCGGCGTTCATGCAGGCCATCAAAGCCCGCCGCAAGCAGGACCAGCCCCAAACCGCGCCCTGA
- a CDS encoding MarR family winged helix-turn-helix transcriptional regulator, with the protein MNEPHDSLPPIECLDLAMLFRRASRLMARAHYSRDHAGHAQEHVLSIVRHRGGISQAELLAILDVRSASLSELLTKLEKAGRIVRKRNPEDRRGFVISPLAGSAEPGEQPPGDGPDDAMRESAATLFGVLNPKERQQLWNLLNKLIAPLQDMETGPHGSRRGFDKRHGGRHGRNGGPGRRRHEKPE; encoded by the coding sequence ATGAACGAACCACACGACAGCCTGCCCCCCATTGAATGCCTGGACCTGGCCATGCTCTTTCGACGGGCCTCACGGCTCATGGCCCGGGCCCACTACAGCCGCGACCACGCGGGGCACGCCCAGGAGCATGTCCTGTCCATCGTGCGGCATCGTGGCGGCATCAGCCAGGCAGAACTCCTGGCGATACTGGACGTGCGTTCCGCCTCCCTGAGCGAACTGCTCACCAAATTGGAAAAGGCCGGGCGCATCGTGCGTAAACGCAACCCCGAGGACCGGCGCGGCTTCGTCATCTCGCCTCTGGCGGGAAGCGCCGAACCCGGGGAACAGCCGCCGGGCGATGGGCCAGACGATGCCATGCGCGAGAGCGCCGCGACCCTCTTCGGCGTGCTGAACCCCAAGGAGCGGCAGCAGCTGTGGAACTTGCTGAACAAGCTCATCGCCCCTCTGCAGGATATGGAGACAGGGCCGCATGGCAGCAGGCGCGGATTTGATAAACGGCACGGCGGCAGACACGGACGCAACGGCGGCCCCGGACGACGCCGCCACGAAAAACCGGAGTGA
- the phoU gene encoding phosphate signaling complex protein PhoU, with protein sequence METALQQELTTLRVNILKMLHMASEAVHKATQAVFDNNADLARQVIDDDRHINALECLIDSESLRILALHQPVAKDLRFIVGCMRMIVNIERLGDEGANIAERVLILHERQRMEINPALRQLSEMALDLVRKTITSFMELDAELAKEIFDRNIDAMNLNVRIFKDTTDYMIRESRTVERAVQYSFIAHSLKRICDQSANIAESIIFIKEGENYKHKCGK encoded by the coding sequence GTGGAAACCGCGCTGCAACAAGAGCTGACGACCCTGCGGGTCAACATCTTAAAGATGCTGCACATGGCCTCCGAAGCCGTGCACAAGGCCACCCAGGCCGTTTTCGACAACAACGCCGACCTGGCCCGGCAGGTCATCGACGACGACCGCCACATCAACGCCCTGGAATGCCTCATCGACTCCGAGAGCCTGCGCATCCTGGCCCTGCACCAGCCCGTGGCCAAGGATCTGCGCTTCATCGTGGGCTGCATGCGCATGATCGTCAACATTGAGCGCCTGGGCGACGAGGGAGCCAACATCGCCGAGCGGGTGCTCATCCTGCACGAACGCCAGCGCATGGAGATCAACCCGGCCCTGCGCCAGTTGTCCGAGATGGCGCTCGACCTGGTGCGCAAGACCATCACGTCGTTCATGGAGCTCGACGCCGAGTTGGCCAAGGAAATTTTCGACCGCAACATCGACGCCATGAACTTAAACGTGCGCATCTTCAAGGACACCACGGACTACATGATCCGCGAGTCGCGCACCGTGGAGCGGGCCGTGCAGTATTCCTTCATCGCCCATAGCCTGAAACGCATCTGCGACCAGTCGGCCAACATCGCCGAGAGCATCATCTTCATCAAGGAAGGCGAGAACTACAAGCACAAATGCGGGAAATAG
- the serB gene encoding phosphoserine phosphatase SerB, protein MQQIILIRITGDDKPGLTATLTGQLAQTRVDILDIGQAVIHDTLSLGILIRIPRESESAPIIKDLLFTAHELGVNLTFTPIPPQRYDKWVDAQGKDRHIVTLLARTITAEQVASISRVIAENDLNIDVITRLSGRASLNDEAPLRQACVEFSVRGALADPARIKGQFLAIAAELGVDIAFQEDGAFRRNRRLVAFDMDSTLIAAEVIDELAKEAGVGREVVAITESAMRGEIDFKQSLRKRLALLRGLPADTLSAVAERIPMTEGAERLINNLKRFGYKIAIISGGFTYFGRRLQDRLGIDFLFANELEIENGRLTGNVVGDIVDAAKKAEILKDIAAREGLSLQQVIAVGDGANDLPMLNLAGLGIAFHAKPVVKQGAKQAISTLGLDSILYLIGMRDRDTVT, encoded by the coding sequence ATGCAGCAGATCATCCTGATCCGCATCACCGGCGACGACAAGCCCGGACTCACCGCCACCCTCACCGGCCAACTGGCCCAGACCCGGGTGGACATCCTGGATATCGGACAGGCCGTCATCCACGACACCCTGTCGCTTGGCATCCTCATCCGCATTCCCCGGGAATCCGAATCCGCGCCCATCATCAAAGACCTTCTTTTCACCGCCCACGAACTCGGCGTCAACCTGACGTTCACGCCCATCCCTCCGCAGCGGTACGACAAATGGGTCGACGCCCAGGGCAAGGACCGGCATATCGTGACCCTTCTGGCCCGGACCATCACCGCCGAACAGGTGGCGAGCATAAGCCGGGTCATCGCTGAAAACGACTTGAACATCGACGTCATCACCCGGCTTTCGGGCCGCGCCTCCTTAAACGACGAAGCCCCCCTGCGCCAGGCCTGCGTGGAGTTTTCCGTACGCGGCGCCCTGGCCGACCCGGCCCGCATCAAAGGCCAGTTCCTGGCCATCGCCGCCGAACTCGGCGTGGATATCGCCTTCCAGGAGGACGGGGCCTTCCGCCGCAACCGCCGCCTGGTGGCCTTCGACATGGACTCCACCCTGATCGCCGCCGAGGTCATCGACGAACTGGCCAAGGAGGCCGGGGTGGGCCGCGAGGTGGTTGCCATCACCGAGTCGGCCATGCGCGGGGAGATCGATTTCAAGCAAAGCCTGCGCAAACGGCTGGCGCTTTTGCGCGGCCTGCCCGCCGACACCCTTTCGGCCGTGGCCGAGCGCATCCCCATGACCGAGGGGGCCGAACGGCTTATCAACAACCTCAAGCGCTTCGGCTACAAGATCGCCATCATCTCCGGCGGCTTCACCTATTTCGGCCGCCGCCTGCAGGACCGCCTGGGCATCGATTTCCTTTTCGCCAACGAACTTGAGATCGAAAACGGCCGTCTCACCGGAAACGTGGTAGGCGATATCGTGGACGCCGCCAAGAAGGCGGAAATTTTAAAAGACATCGCGGCCCGCGAAGGGTTAAGCCTGCAACAGGTCATCGCCGTGGGCGACGGGGCCAACGACCTGCCCATGCTCAACCTGGCCGGCCTGGGCATCGCCTTCCACGCCAAGCCCGTGGTCAAGCAGGGGGCGAAGCAGGCCATCTCCACCCTGGGACTGGACAGCATCCTCTATCTCATCGGCATGCGCGACCGGGACACCGTCACGTAA
- a CDS encoding histidine phosphatase family protein — protein MSELWLIRHGQSISNAGLPTGHPSRSALTDLGHQQAVYVAKALKAAPDRLIVSPYFRAMDTAKPLRDRFPDMPVTVAAVQEFTYLDLESYQGATREMRRPQIQDYWARCDPLHRQGEGAETFAELVLRVEDFFCRYVEGPDVPPGLTVVCTHGQFIRAAYLRFFGGIGGEFAADPRAMARFRGFREAFAVPNGAIARLSVGPQPRLGAFDVSHLPPRMVTY, from the coding sequence ATGAGTGAGTTGTGGCTTATCCGGCACGGACAAAGCATCTCCAACGCCGGACTGCCCACCGGGCATCCCAGCCGGTCGGCCTTGACCGACCTTGGCCATCAACAGGCCGTATACGTGGCCAAGGCCCTGAAAGCGGCCCCGGATCGCCTGATCGTCTCGCCCTACTTTCGGGCCATGGACACGGCCAAGCCCCTCCGGGACCGTTTTCCGGACATGCCTGTCACCGTCGCGGCCGTCCAGGAGTTCACGTACCTGGACCTGGAAAGCTACCAGGGCGCCACCCGGGAGATGCGCCGTCCCCAGATCCAGGACTACTGGGCGCGGTGCGACCCGCTCCACCGCCAGGGCGAGGGGGCCGAGACCTTTGCCGAACTGGTGCTGCGGGTGGAGGATTTTTTTTGCCGGTATGTGGAGGGGCCGGACGTGCCGCCGGGACTGACCGTGGTTTGCACCCACGGCCAATTCATCCGGGCGGCGTATTTGCGGTTTTTCGGCGGGATCGGGGGGGAGTTCGCCGCCGACCCCCGGGCCATGGCCCGGTTCCGGGGGTTCCGTGAGGCCTTCGCGGTGCCAAACGGCGCCATTGCCCGGCTGTCTGTGGGGCCGCAGCCGCGCCTGGGGGCTTTCGACGTCTCCCATCTGCCGCCGCGGATGGTGACGTATTGA
- a CDS encoding lactate utilization protein gives MENFIAAYSSRRLEAVKKALAANNFDVHVAADAAAAAELVLTRLVPETGAKSFSFGGSGTVAALGLVAALLDNPEYTVLNTTDKGLAPADMYELRRKALLVDCFLTGSNAVTETGQLVNLDMIGNRVGAMHFGPRHVIVLVGRNKIVPGITEGMRRIKQFAAPANAMRLDKKTPCAKTSFCQDCKSPERICNVWTITEKSFPAGRVKVVLIDQDLGI, from the coding sequence ATGGAAAATTTTATCGCCGCATACTCCTCCAGACGGCTGGAGGCGGTCAAAAAAGCCCTTGCGGCCAACAACTTTGACGTGCATGTGGCGGCAGACGCTGCTGCGGCGGCGGAATTGGTCCTGACGCGGCTTGTCCCCGAGACCGGGGCCAAAAGCTTTTCCTTCGGCGGATCGGGCACGGTGGCCGCCCTGGGCTTGGTGGCGGCGCTTTTGGACAATCCCGAATACACCGTCCTCAATACCACGGACAAGGGCCTGGCCCCGGCGGACATGTACGAACTGCGGCGAAAGGCCCTTTTGGTGGACTGTTTTCTGACCGGCTCCAACGCCGTCACCGAGACCGGGCAACTGGTCAATCTGGACATGATCGGCAACCGGGTGGGAGCCATGCATTTTGGCCCCAGGCACGTCATCGTTTTGGTCGGCCGCAACAAGATCGTCCCCGGGATCACGGAGGGCATGCGCCGGATCAAGCAGTTCGCCGCACCGGCCAACGCCATGCGCCTGGACAAAAAGACGCCTTGCGCCAAGACCTCGTTTTGCCAGGACTGTAAAAGCCCGGAGCGCATTTGCAACGTGTGGACCATCACCGAGAAATCCTTTCCGGCAGGACGGGTGAAGGTCGTCCTGATCGATCAGGATTTAGGCATTTAA
- a CDS encoding glycosyltransferase, whose translation MAQSAENVQPTGIAGEMFALSLDEACLYYKNYLNNFQVDLPLAVNFISRVSGEPGASRSPVVRPILEQAVKSAVNLAPLDPDVLQIGLNSGLAPGAEVVLKIIQATHVEHETFKEMRKAPFKQFHADLRRACIAVLGKHPMAVRFADMLLSLDLFAGTPPCEPLSRFNCPKALRLIWDKRLFDHFATLGHDEAAWPLWERLKSQINEPIALARAAEMHRRAGQTEAAVALYERAFDLDPWQRPYALRAKALRHPFVLDAGLLTAKNVCVYLYSYNKATILGETLESLAATDIGPARIKVLLNGCTDDSAAVVAKARGLFPNNDFEIIELPVNIGAPAARNWLLSQPTTRECDYVAFLDDDIYLQPDWLSHMLTVAESDPKIGNVGCKVVFPGTYQLLQYLYRHVSFCTEEAIRASIPVPYMQYDIGLYDVIRETRVVMGCQHLLRVASLADAPWFDIRYSPSQIDDTDHDLQLCLAGWKVMYCGTVTCVHRQNSGTSLRSKLDIPAQGSIMGNDVKFHYKWLERMDEMRRLDSLSLNT comes from the coding sequence ATGGCGCAATCCGCCGAAAACGTGCAGCCCACGGGCATCGCCGGGGAGATGTTCGCCCTGTCTTTGGACGAAGCCTGCCTGTATTATAAAAATTACCTCAATAATTTTCAGGTCGATCTCCCCCTGGCCGTCAATTTCATCAGCCGTGTTTCGGGGGAGCCTGGGGCCTCACGGTCGCCGGTCGTCCGTCCGATTCTGGAGCAGGCCGTCAAATCGGCGGTGAACCTGGCCCCGCTGGATCCCGATGTCTTGCAGATCGGCCTCAATTCCGGCCTGGCCCCCGGCGCCGAGGTGGTCCTCAAGATCATCCAGGCCACCCATGTGGAACACGAGACGTTCAAGGAGATGCGCAAGGCCCCGTTCAAGCAGTTCCACGCCGATCTCCGCCGGGCCTGCATCGCCGTTTTGGGCAAGCATCCCATGGCCGTCCGCTTCGCGGACATGCTGCTGAGCCTTGATCTCTTTGCCGGGACGCCGCCCTGCGAGCCTCTGTCCCGGTTCAACTGCCCCAAGGCCCTGCGCCTGATATGGGACAAGCGCCTTTTCGACCACTTCGCCACCCTCGGCCACGATGAGGCCGCCTGGCCGTTGTGGGAGAGGCTCAAATCCCAGATCAACGAACCCATCGCCCTGGCCCGGGCCGCCGAGATGCACCGCCGGGCCGGGCAGACGGAGGCGGCCGTGGCCTTGTACGAGCGGGCCTTCGACCTGGACCCCTGGCAGCGTCCCTATGCCCTGCGCGCCAAGGCCCTGCGCCACCCCTTCGTCCTCGACGCCGGACTTTTGACCGCAAAAAACGTCTGCGTCTATCTTTACAGCTACAACAAGGCCACCATCCTGGGCGAGACCCTGGAAAGCCTGGCGGCCACCGATATCGGCCCGGCCCGCATCAAGGTCTTGCTCAACGGCTGCACCGACGACAGCGCCGCCGTGGTGGCCAAGGCCAGGGGGCTTTTCCCGAACAACGACTTCGAGATCATCGAACTGCCGGTGAACATCGGCGCGCCCGCCGCCCGCAACTGGCTCCTGAGCCAGCCGACCACCCGGGAGTGCGACTATGTGGCCTTTCTCGACGACGACATCTACCTGCAACCGGATTGGTTGAGCCATATGCTCACCGTGGCCGAGAGCGACCCCAAAATCGGCAACGTGGGGTGCAAGGTGGTCTTCCCGGGGACGTATCAACTGTTGCAATACCTGTATCGACACGTCTCCTTTTGCACGGAGGAGGCCATCCGGGCCAGCATCCCCGTGCCCTACATGCAGTATGACATCGGACTGTACGACGTGATCCGGGAAACCCGGGTGGTCATGGGCTGCCAGCATCTTCTTCGGGTGGCCTCCCTGGCCGACGCCCCCTGGTTCGACATTCGCTACAGCCCATCCCAGATCGACGACACGGACCATGATCTGCAACTGTGCCTGGCCGGTTGGAAGGTGATGTACTGCGGTACGGTGACCTGCGTGCATCGACAGAACTCCGGAACCTCCCTGCGCAGCAAGTTGGATATCCCCGCCCAGGGCAGCATCATGGGCAACGATGTGAAATTCCACTATAAGTGGCTGGAGCGGATGGACGAAATGCGCCGCCTGGATTCCCTCAGCTTGAACACCTAA
- a CDS encoding HDOD domain-containing protein encodes MVKVRFSDLSPGMELAEDAMTPSGRFLMPRGTRLERSHLTTLAGWGIAELDVVGASSPPAGETGAAATGQPPAAERPKPADFLEQAMEAVKGRFVFVDLREEVAATVFRLSVARTAKRLARAALEEADKPAPAPKPQSPSGARPAPVAAAGPIPSPEDLLREDPQLVSLPEVFTRINEVLRNPRSSVDEAARIIGTDASLSATLLKLVNSAFYSRASRAVERRFPAKVDSLTRAVMIVGGKQLATLALGVSVLPIFRDIPPEYINMKAFWKHSIGCGMIARALAEHSGVCGGESSFVAGLLHDIGRLVLYKHLPGPSGLALRRSREEFCTLTMLEKELFSFDHGYLGGLLLRKWQYPAALEKMVRYHHDLTEPLFIEEPAVIHVADFLCNALEIGTSGEWRVPALLPEAAEALSLSSADLKGLVGGVEESIEEVFTSFFPGDEAA; translated from the coding sequence ATGGTCAAAGTCAGATTTTCCGATCTGTCCCCGGGCATGGAACTGGCCGAGGACGCCATGACCCCGAGCGGGCGGTTTCTCATGCCCCGGGGCACGCGGCTTGAGCGATCCCATCTGACCACCCTGGCCGGATGGGGGATCGCCGAACTGGACGTGGTCGGCGCGTCTTCCCCTCCGGCGGGGGAAACGGGCGCCGCCGCAACAGGGCAGCCGCCTGCGGCCGAGCGGCCGAAACCCGCCGATTTTCTCGAACAGGCCATGGAGGCGGTCAAGGGCCGGTTCGTGTTCGTGGATCTGCGCGAGGAGGTCGCGGCCACGGTCTTCCGCTTAAGCGTGGCCAGGACCGCCAAACGGCTGGCCCGGGCCGCCCTGGAAGAGGCCGACAAGCCCGCCCCGGCGCCAAAGCCCCAGTCCCCGTCCGGGGCGCGGCCCGCGCCCGTGGCGGCGGCCGGGCCCATCCCCTCTCCCGAGGACTTGCTGCGCGAGGATCCGCAACTGGTGTCGCTGCCCGAGGTGTTCACGCGCATCAACGAGGTGTTGCGCAACCCGCGCAGCAGCGTGGATGAAGCGGCGCGCATCATCGGCACGGACGCCAGCCTTTCGGCCACGCTGCTCAAGCTGGTCAACAGCGCCTTTTACAGCCGGGCCTCCCGGGCCGTGGAAAGACGGTTCCCGGCCAAGGTGGACAGCCTGACCCGGGCGGTGATGATCGTGGGCGGCAAGCAGCTGGCCACCCTGGCCCTGGGGGTTTCCGTGCTGCCCATTTTCCGGGACATCCCCCCGGAATACATCAACATGAAGGCCTTTTGGAAACACAGCATCGGCTGTGGAATGATCGCCCGGGCCCTGGCCGAACACTCCGGGGTATGCGGCGGGGAAAGTTCGTTTGTGGCCGGGCTGTTGCACGATATCGGGCGGCTGGTTCTATACAAGCATCTGCCCGGGCCGTCGGGCCTGGCCCTGCGCCGCTCCCGGGAGGAATTTTGCACCCTGACCATGCTCGAAAAGGAGCTTTTCTCCTTCGATCACGGCTATCTGGGCGGCCTTTTGCTGCGCAAATGGCAGTATCCGGCGGCCCTGGAAAAGATGGTGCGCTACCACCACGACCTGACGGAACCGCTTTTTATCGAGGAACCGGCGGTGATTCATGTGGCGGATTTTCTGTGCAACGCGCTGGAGATCGGAACCAGCGGCGAATGGCGCGTTCCAGCCCTTTTGCCCGAGGCTGCGGAGGCCCTGTCCCTGTCTTCGGCCGATCTCAAGGGGCTGGTCGGCGGCGTTGAGGAGAGCATCGAAGAGGTCTTTACCAGCTTTTTCCCCGGCGACGAAGCAGCCTGA